CGTGGCCTTCGCTGGAACGATCCCCAGGTGAACATAAAATGGCCAGTCGCGAACCCGATGCTTTCCGTGCGCGACCAAAATCTCCCGCTGCTCTCGGCTCTCGCGTGAAAATTCTGCTCACTGGCGCCACGGGATTCATTGGCTCGAATTTTGCGCGAGCGGCGATTGCGCGCGGGCATCAAATCGCGGGGCTGATCACGCCGGGCCGCGCGATTCCCGCGGACCTGGATGCGAATAAAAACTTTACCTGGTTGCGCGGAACTTTGGACGATGCGCCGTGGCGGGACATCGCGAGTTTTCACGCGGATACCTGCGTTCACTCGGCGTGGATAACGACACCAGGCGTTTACTTGGAGTCGCCGGAAAACTTTCGTTTTCTCGAAAGCAGCTTGGATTTTCTCCGGCGCGCCCGCGAATGCAACATCCGGCACGTTGTCGGTATTGGAACCTGCATCGAATACAAAATCAGTCACAAAAAGCTTTCCGAAGATACTACGCCGCTCGCGCCCGCGACGACTTATGCCCGCTGCAAAAATGATTTGCGAATCGCGCTCGAAGCCGAGGCCGCCGCGAACAATGATTCGCTCTGCTGGGCGCGGGTATTTTATCCTTACGGTCCGGGCGAACATCCATCGCGCCTGTGCAGCTCCATCATCCACAAACTTTCGCATAAGGAAAAAATCGTCCTTAAAACGCCCGGCAGCACCAAGGATTACATCTACATAGACGATCTCGCGACGGCGTTACTGGCGGTCGTCGAAAAGAAGCTCCACGGGCCGATCAATCTTGGAACTGGCATCGGCATCAGCGTGCGCGAAATCGCCCGAGGCATCGCCGAGTTGCTCGATAAGCCCGCGCTGGTCGAAGAACTCGGTCCGCCGGAGATGGATCCACTCGGCTATGTGGTGGCGGATGCGAGCAAGCTGCACGCGCTTGGGTGGCGTCCGGCGTTTGGGTTGGAACGGGGACTTAAAGCACTCGTGTTAGCGCGAAAGTGATTTGT
The Verrucomicrobiia bacterium genome window above contains:
- a CDS encoding NAD(P)-dependent oxidoreductase gives rise to the protein MKILLTGATGFIGSNFARAAIARGHQIAGLITPGRAIPADLDANKNFTWLRGTLDDAPWRDIASFHADTCVHSAWITTPGVYLESPENFRFLESSLDFLRRARECNIRHVVGIGTCIEYKISHKKLSEDTTPLAPATTYARCKNDLRIALEAEAAANNDSLCWARVFYPYGPGEHPSRLCSSIIHKLSHKEKIVLKTPGSTKDYIYIDDLATALLAVVEKKLHGPINLGTGIGISVREIARGIAELLDKPALVEELGPPEMDPLGYVVADASKLHALGWRPAFGLERGLKALVLARK